One Pseudothermotoga sp. genomic window carries:
- a CDS encoding ABC transporter permease: protein MIVFVLLGLMVFSGIITPAFLKPRNILNIFWQTSYVGIIAIGITFVMIAGGIDLSVGSMLALMGAFAITTSNKLGDNLGSTLVSILLTYGLGALLGLGMGLLTTKGKIPAFITTLGGMAIYRSLVLNFANGGVYMSFSRTFSSFGMKFIAGLPLPMVVFIVYAILAHIVLDRTRFGRYVYAVGANETAAVYSAIKVDLIRTITYVISGVSVVTSAVLLSSMMASVSSSSTGSGFELDAIAAAVIGGTSLSGGKGTIFGTFFGALILGVVNNMLVMLNVAVYLQGMVKGLIIIAAVLLQNIRK, encoded by the coding sequence ATGATAGTCTTTGTACTACTCGGTTTGATGGTGTTTTCAGGGATCATTACACCTGCTTTCCTCAAACCGAGGAACATTCTCAATATCTTCTGGCAAACATCGTATGTAGGCATCATCGCGATAGGTATCACCTTCGTCATGATCGCCGGTGGAATAGATCTTTCGGTCGGATCAATGCTCGCACTGATGGGGGCTTTTGCGATCACCACGAGTAATAAACTCGGCGATAATCTTGGTTCAACCCTTGTTTCGATCCTTCTCACTTATGGGCTCGGTGCGCTACTTGGTTTAGGTATGGGACTTTTGACAACCAAAGGAAAGATTCCAGCGTTCATAACGACGCTTGGAGGCATGGCGATATACAGATCTTTGGTTTTGAATTTCGCCAACGGCGGAGTGTACATGAGCTTTTCTCGAACCTTCTCGAGTTTTGGAATGAAATTCATTGCAGGATTGCCATTGCCGATGGTTGTGTTCATTGTTTATGCCATCCTGGCTCACATAGTGTTGGACAGGACAAGGTTCGGTAGGTACGTGTACGCAGTCGGTGCGAACGAAACGGCAGCCGTTTATTCAGCGATAAAAGTGGATTTGATCAGGACGATCACTTACGTTATCAGTGGCGTTTCGGTGGTCACATCGGCAGTTTTACTCTCTTCGATGATGGCATCGGTGAGTTCCTCATCCACTGGATCAGGTTTTGAGTTGGATGCGATCGCGGCGGCCGTGATCGGAGGAACGAGTTTGAGTGGAGGTAAAGGTACGATCTTTGGTACTTTCTTTGGAGCGTTGATCTTAGGTGTCGTGAACAACATGTTGGTGATGCTGAACGTCGCGGTATATCTCCAAGGTATGGTGAAAGGGCTCATCATCATCGCGGCGGTTTTACTTCAGAACATCAGAAAATGA